In the Streptomyces formicae genome, one interval contains:
- a CDS encoding CDP-alcohol phosphatidyltransferase family protein, with protein sequence MQKPSVAELRPVVHPPGVKDRRSGEHWAGRLYMREVSLRIDRHLVNTKVTPNQLTYVMTVAGALAAPALLVPGITGAVLGVLAVQLYLLLDCVDGEIARWKKQYSMAGVYLDRVAAYLCDAAVLVGFGLRAADLWGSGRIDWLWAFLGTLAALGAILIKAETDLVGVARHQTGKEPVKEAASEPRSSGMALARRAAAALKFHRLILGVEASLLILGLAIVDQVRGDLFFSRLGVAVLAGIALLQTLLHLVSILVSSRLK encoded by the coding sequence ATGCAAAAGCCATCGGTAGCTGAGCTCCGCCCGGTTGTTCACCCCCCGGGGGTGAAGGACCGACGGAGCGGCGAACACTGGGCCGGCCGGCTCTACATGCGCGAGGTCTCCCTGCGCATCGACCGGCACCTGGTGAACACGAAGGTCACGCCCAACCAGCTGACCTACGTGATGACCGTCGCCGGCGCCCTCGCCGCCCCCGCCCTCCTCGTGCCGGGGATCACGGGCGCCGTGCTCGGCGTGCTCGCGGTCCAGCTGTACCTGCTGCTCGACTGCGTCGACGGCGAGATCGCCCGCTGGAAGAAGCAGTACTCGATGGCGGGCGTCTACCTGGACCGGGTCGCCGCCTACCTGTGCGACGCCGCCGTCCTGGTCGGCTTCGGTCTGCGCGCGGCCGACCTGTGGGGCTCGGGGCGCATCGACTGGCTGTGGGCCTTCCTCGGCACGCTCGCCGCACTCGGCGCGATCCTGATCAAGGCGGAGACGGACCTGGTCGGCGTCGCCCGCCACCAGACCGGCAAGGAGCCGGTCAAGGAGGCGGCGTCCGAGCCGCGCTCGTCCGGCATGGCGCTGGCCCGCAGGGCCGCCGCCGCGCTGAAGTTCCACCGCCTCATCCTCGGGGTCGAGGCGTCCCTGCTGATCCTGGGTCTGGCGATCGTCGACCAGGTCCGCGGTGACCTGTTCTTCTCGCGCCTCGGCGTCGCGGTGCTCGCGGGCATCGCGCTGCTGCAGACCCTGCTCCACCTCGTGTCCATCCTCGTATCGAGCAGGTTGAAGTGA
- a CDS encoding iron-containing alcohol dehydrogenase family protein, with protein sequence MPVLTRLIPSPVVVDIRPGALNDLAGVLADQRICSSTGKLAIAISGGSGAVLRERLMSSLPGAEWFEVGGGTLDDAIKLADAMKKGRYDAVVGLGGGKIIDCAKFAAARVGLPLVAVATNLSHDGLCSPVATLDNDAGRGSYGVPNPIAVVIDLDVIREAPVRFVRSGIGDALSNISAIADWELAARERGEDIDGLAAAMARQAGEAVLRHPGGVGDDAFLQVLAEGLVLTGIAMSVSGDSRPASGACHEINHAFDLLFPKRAASHGEQCGLGAAFAMHLRGAREESGFMAQVLRRHGLPVLPEEIGFTVDEFVKVVEFAPQTRPGRYTILEHLDLSTDQIRDAYADYAKAIGS encoded by the coding sequence GTGCCAGTACTGACGAGGCTCATCCCCTCGCCGGTCGTCGTCGACATCCGGCCGGGGGCGCTCAACGACCTGGCCGGTGTCCTCGCCGACCAGCGGATCTGCTCGTCGACCGGCAAGCTCGCCATCGCCATCAGCGGCGGCTCCGGCGCGGTCCTGCGGGAGCGCCTGATGTCGTCGCTGCCCGGCGCCGAGTGGTTCGAGGTGGGCGGCGGCACCCTCGATGACGCCATCAAGCTCGCCGACGCCATGAAGAAGGGCCGCTACGACGCCGTCGTCGGCCTCGGTGGCGGCAAGATCATCGACTGCGCCAAGTTCGCCGCGGCGCGCGTCGGCCTGCCGCTGGTCGCCGTCGCGACGAACCTGTCGCACGACGGCCTCTGCTCGCCCGTCGCGACCCTCGACAACGACGCGGGCCGCGGTTCGTACGGCGTGCCCAACCCGATAGCGGTCGTCATCGACCTCGACGTCATCCGTGAGGCGCCGGTCCGCTTCGTCCGCTCGGGCATCGGTGACGCCCTGTCCAACATCTCCGCGATCGCGGACTGGGAGCTCGCGGCGCGCGAGCGCGGCGAGGACATCGACGGTCTCGCGGCCGCGATGGCCCGCCAGGCGGGCGAGGCCGTGCTCCGCCACCCCGGCGGCGTCGGCGACGACGCCTTCTTGCAGGTCCTCGCCGAGGGTCTGGTCCTCACGGGCATCGCGATGTCGGTCTCGGGTGACTCCCGTCCGGCGTCCGGCGCCTGCCACGAGATCAACCACGCCTTCGACCTCCTCTTCCCCAAGCGCGCCGCGAGCCACGGCGAGCAGTGCGGCCTCGGCGCGGCCTTCGCGATGCACCTGCGCGGTGCCCGCGAGGAGTCGGGGTTCATGGCCCAGGTGCTGCGCCGCCACGGCCTGCCGGTGCTGCCGGAGGAGATCGGATTCACCGTGGACGAGTTCGTGAAGGTCGTGGAGTTCGCTCCGCAGACCAGGCCGGGCCGCTACACGATCCTCGAACACCTCGACCTGTCCACCGACCAGATCAGGGACGCATACGCCGACTATGCAAAAGCCATCGGTAGCTGA
- a CDS encoding ABC transporter permease, with protein sequence MSETTHDGGVAVTSSPSTPSPDDGLSRAELAAKYGLTVSGARPGLFEYVRQLWGRRHFILAFSQAKLTAQYSQAKLGQLWQVATPLLNAAVYFFIFGLLLGARKGIPHEIYVPFLVTGVFVFTFTQSSVMAGVRAISGNLGLVRALHFPRASLPISFALQQLQQLLFSMIVLVLIMVGFGIFPTWSWLLVLPALALQFVFNMGLALIFARMGSKTPDLAQLMPFVMRTWMYASGVMFSIPAMLADKEDVPGWVGDVLQWNPASIYMDLIRFAMIDDYGSSYLPPHVWIFAVGWAVLLGAVGFVYFWKAEERYGRG encoded by the coding sequence GTGAGTGAGACAACGCATGACGGCGGGGTCGCGGTGACATCATCACCGTCGACTCCGTCGCCCGATGACGGGCTCTCCCGGGCCGAACTCGCCGCCAAGTACGGTCTGACCGTCAGCGGCGCACGGCCCGGACTTTTCGAGTACGTCCGCCAGCTCTGGGGACGGCGTCACTTCATCCTCGCCTTCTCCCAGGCGAAGCTGACCGCCCAGTACAGCCAGGCCAAGCTGGGCCAGCTGTGGCAGGTGGCGACGCCCCTGCTGAACGCGGCGGTCTACTTCTTCATCTTCGGACTCCTGCTCGGTGCCAGGAAGGGCATCCCGCACGAGATCTACGTGCCGTTCCTGGTGACGGGCGTGTTCGTCTTCACGTTCACCCAGAGCTCGGTCATGGCGGGCGTGCGGGCGATCTCCGGCAACCTCGGCCTGGTGCGGGCGCTGCACTTCCCGCGCGCCTCGCTGCCGATCTCCTTCGCGCTCCAGCAGCTCCAGCAGCTGCTCTTCTCGATGATCGTGCTCGTGCTGATCATGGTCGGGTTCGGCATCTTCCCGACCTGGTCCTGGCTGCTCGTGCTGCCCGCGCTCGCCCTCCAGTTCGTCTTCAACATGGGCCTCGCGCTGATCTTCGCCAGGATGGGCAGCAAGACGCCCGACCTCGCGCAGCTGATGCCGTTCGTGATGCGGACCTGGATGTACGCGTCGGGCGTCATGTTCAGCATCCCCGCGATGCTCGCGGACAAGGAGGACGTGCCCGGGTGGGTCGGGGACGTCCTCCAGTGGAACCCGGCCTCCATCTACATGGACCTGATCCGCTTCGCCATGATCGACGACTACGGATCCTCGTACCTGCCGCCCCACGTGTGGATCTTCGCCGTGGGCTGGGCGGTCCTGCTCGGCGCGGTCGGTTTCGTGTACTTCTGGAAGGCTGAGGAGCGTTACGGCCGTGGCTGA
- a CDS encoding glycosyltransferase family 2 protein, producing the protein MKVGAVIITMGNRPQELRALLDSVAKQDGDPVEVVVVGNGAPVPDVPAGVRTVELPENLGIPGGRNVGIEAFGPGGTDVDILLFLDDDGLLANMDTAQLCREAFAADPELGIISFRIADPDTGETQRRHVPRLRAADPMRSSRVTTFLGGANAVRTKVTEQVGGLPDEFFYAHEETDLAWRALDAGWMIDYRADMVLFHPTTAPSRHAVYHRMVARNRVWLARRNLPALLVPVYLGVWLLLTLARRPSRPALKAWFGGFKEGWTTPCGPRRPMKWRTVWRLTRLGRPPVI; encoded by the coding sequence CTGAAGGTCGGCGCCGTCATCATCACGATGGGCAACCGGCCGCAGGAGCTGCGCGCCCTCCTCGACTCGGTCGCCAAGCAGGACGGCGACCCGGTCGAGGTGGTCGTGGTCGGCAACGGCGCCCCCGTGCCGGACGTCCCCGCGGGCGTACGCACCGTGGAGCTGCCCGAGAACCTCGGCATCCCCGGCGGGCGCAACGTCGGCATCGAGGCCTTCGGCCCCGGCGGCACCGACGTCGACATCCTGCTCTTCCTGGACGACGACGGCCTGCTCGCGAACATGGACACGGCCCAGCTGTGCCGCGAGGCCTTCGCCGCCGACCCGGAGCTCGGCATCATCAGCTTCCGCATCGCCGACCCGGACACGGGGGAGACCCAGCGCCGCCACGTGCCGCGCCTGCGCGCCGCGGACCCGATGCGCTCCTCGCGCGTGACGACCTTCCTCGGCGGCGCCAACGCCGTGCGCACGAAGGTCACCGAGCAGGTCGGCGGGCTGCCCGACGAGTTCTTCTACGCCCACGAGGAGACCGACCTCGCCTGGCGTGCGCTCGACGCGGGCTGGATGATCGACTACCGCGCCGACATGGTGCTGTTCCACCCGACGACCGCCCCCTCGCGGCACGCGGTCTACCACCGGATGGTCGCCCGCAACCGCGTCTGGCTGGCCCGCCGCAACCTCCCCGCGCTGCTCGTCCCCGTCTACCTCGGGGTCTGGCTGCTCCTCACCCTGGCCCGGCGCCCCTCGCGGCCCGCGCTCAAGGCCTGGTTCGGCGGTTTCAAGGAGGGCTGGACCACGCCCTGCGGACCTCGGCGTCCCATGAAGTGGCGTACGGTGTGGCGGCTGACCCGACTGGGCCGCCCTCCCGTCATCTGA
- a CDS encoding sugar phosphate nucleotidyltransferase: MIGLVLAAGAGRRLRPYTETLPKALVPVVGEGTENELAVLDLTLKNFAEIGLTEVAIIVGYRKEAVYDRKAALEAKYGVKLTLIDNDKAEEWNNAYSLWCGRDAIKHSVILANGDTVHPVSVEKTLLAARGDGKKIILALDTVKNLADEEMKVIVDPAKGVQKITKLMDPATATGEYIGVTLIEGEAADELADALKTTFERDPDLYYEDGYQELVNRGFKIDVAPIGDVKWVEIDNHEDLAKGREIACQY; this comes from the coding sequence ATGATCGGCCTCGTCCTGGCCGCCGGCGCCGGCCGGCGTCTGCGCCCCTACACCGAAACGCTGCCGAAGGCGCTGGTGCCCGTCGTGGGCGAGGGAACCGAGAACGAGCTGGCCGTCCTCGACCTCACCCTGAAGAACTTCGCCGAGATCGGCCTGACCGAGGTCGCGATCATCGTCGGGTACCGCAAGGAGGCGGTCTACGACCGCAAGGCGGCGCTCGAGGCCAAGTACGGCGTCAAGCTGACCCTGATCGACAACGACAAGGCCGAGGAGTGGAACAACGCCTACTCCCTGTGGTGCGGCCGTGACGCGATCAAGCACTCGGTGATCCTCGCCAACGGCGACACCGTGCACCCGGTCTCCGTCGAGAAGACGCTGCTCGCCGCCCGCGGCGACGGCAAGAAGATCATCCTCGCCCTCGACACGGTGAAGAACCTCGCCGACGAGGAGATGAAGGTCATCGTGGACCCCGCCAAGGGCGTCCAGAAGATCACCAAGCTCATGGACCCGGCGACGGCCACCGGTGAGTACATCGGCGTCACCCTCATCGAGGGCGAGGCGGCCGACGAGCTCGCCGACGCGCTGAAGACCACCTTCGAGCGCGACCCCGACCTCTACTACGAGGACGGCTACCAGGAGCTCGTGAACCGCGGCTTCAAGATCGATGTGGCGCCGATCGGCGACGTCAAGTGGGTCGAGATCGACAACCACGAGGACCTCGCCAAGGGCCGGGAGATCGCGTGCCAGTACTGA
- the galE gene encoding UDP-glucose 4-epimerase GalE: MTWLITGGAGYIGAHVVRVMAAAGEDVVVLDDISSGVPQRLPEDVPLVKGSSLDADLLRRVLAEHGVTGIVHLAARKQVGESVEQPLRYYRENLGGLTTLLEAAAEAGVRRFVFSSSAAVYGNPPDVDLVSEDTPCVPVSPYGETKLAGEWLVRAAGRAHGMATVCLRYFNVAGAASPELADTGVYNVIPMVFDRLTRDESPRIFGDTHPTPDGTCVRDYIHVSDLAEAHLAAARRLAGADGGDLTVNIGRGEGVSVRELVTLIGEVSGDRRPAVVEPLRAGDSPRAVADASLAARELGWTARRGVREMVESAWAGWCLHHPGAPRA; the protein is encoded by the coding sequence ATGACATGGCTGATCACAGGCGGAGCAGGATATATCGGGGCACATGTGGTGCGGGTGATGGCCGCCGCCGGGGAGGACGTCGTCGTACTGGACGACATTTCCTCAGGGGTGCCGCAGCGGCTGCCGGAGGACGTGCCGCTCGTCAAGGGCTCGTCGCTCGACGCGGACCTGCTGCGCCGGGTCCTGGCCGAACACGGCGTGACGGGCATCGTGCACCTGGCCGCCCGCAAGCAGGTCGGGGAGTCGGTGGAGCAGCCGCTGCGCTACTACCGGGAGAACCTGGGCGGCCTGACGACGCTGCTCGAGGCGGCGGCCGAGGCGGGTGTGCGGCGGTTCGTGTTCTCCTCGTCGGCGGCGGTGTACGGCAACCCGCCGGACGTGGACCTGGTCTCCGAGGACACCCCGTGCGTTCCGGTGAGCCCCTACGGCGAGACGAAGCTCGCCGGTGAGTGGCTGGTGCGGGCGGCCGGGCGGGCGCACGGCATGGCGACCGTGTGCCTGCGCTACTTCAACGTGGCGGGCGCGGCGAGCCCCGAGCTCGCGGACACCGGTGTCTACAACGTGATCCCGATGGTCTTCGACCGGCTGACCCGCGACGAGTCGCCGCGGATCTTCGGCGACACCCATCCGACCCCGGACGGCACCTGCGTGCGGGACTACATCCACGTGTCCGACCTCGCGGAGGCCCATCTGGCGGCGGCCCGTCGGCTCGCGGGCGCCGACGGGGGCGATCTGACGGTGAACATCGGCAGGGGCGAGGGCGTTTCCGTACGCGAACTGGTGACCCTCATCGGCGAGGTGAGCGGCGACCGCCGTCCCGCCGTGGTGGAGCCGCTGCGCGCCGGGGACTCCCCGCGCGCCGTCGCCGACGCCTCGCTCGCCGCGCGCGAACTGGGCTGGACCGCCCGGCGCGGGGTGCGCGAGATGGTCGAGTCGGCGTGGGCCGGATGGTGTCTGCACCACCCGGGAGCCCCTCGCGCGTGA
- a CDS encoding ABC transporter ATP-binding protein → MADRNAGKGHIPTVIADELHIVYRVNGAKTGKGSATSALSRMLKRGEERGVRKVHAVRGVSFTAYRGEAIGLIGSNGSGKSTLLRAIAGLLPAEQGKVYTDGQPSLLGVNAALMNDLTGERNVILGGLAMGMSREQIKARYQEIVDFSGINEKGDFITLPMRTYSSGMAARLRFSIAAAKDHDVLMIDEALATGDRKFQKRSEARIRELRKEAGTVFLVSHNNKSIRDTCDRVLWLERGELRMDGPTDEVIKEYEKFTGK, encoded by the coding sequence GTGGCCGACCGCAACGCGGGCAAGGGCCACATCCCGACCGTCATCGCCGACGAGCTGCACATCGTCTACCGCGTCAACGGCGCGAAGACCGGCAAGGGCAGCGCCACCTCGGCCCTCAGCCGCATGCTCAAGCGCGGCGAGGAGCGGGGCGTGCGCAAGGTGCACGCCGTGCGCGGCGTCAGCTTCACCGCCTACCGGGGCGAGGCCATCGGCCTGATCGGCTCGAACGGCTCCGGCAAGTCCACGCTGCTGCGCGCCATCGCGGGTCTGCTCCCCGCCGAGCAGGGCAAGGTCTACACCGACGGCCAGCCCTCGCTCCTCGGCGTGAACGCGGCCCTGATGAACGACCTGACCGGCGAGCGCAACGTCATCCTCGGCGGGCTCGCGATGGGCATGTCCCGCGAGCAGATCAAGGCGCGCTACCAGGAGATCGTCGACTTCTCGGGCATCAACGAGAAGGGCGACTTCATCACCCTGCCGATGCGCACCTACTCCTCCGGCATGGCGGCGCGCCTCCGCTTCTCCATCGCGGCGGCCAAGGACCACGACGTCCTCATGATCGACGAGGCCCTCGCCACCGGCGACCGCAAGTTCCAAAAGCGCTCCGAGGCCCGCATCCGCGAGCTCCGCAAGGAGGCCGGCACGGTCTTCCTGGTCAGCCACAACAACAAGTCCATCCGCGACACCTGCGACCGGGTGCTCTGGCTGGAACGCGGCGAGCTGCGCATGGACGGACCGACCGACGAGGTCATCAAGGAGTACGAGAAGTTCACGGGCAAGTAG
- the hpnD gene encoding presqualene diphosphate synthase HpnD, whose translation MSRTVESDPQMSAPVLAAYSYCEAVTGQQARNFAYGIRLLPTPKRRAMSALYALSRRVDDIGDGALAPDVKADRLDDTRALLARIREGKVEEDDTDPVAVALAHAATHFPIPLGGLDELIDGVLMDVRGETYETWDDLKVYCRCVAGAIGRLSLGVFGTERGALHAERAPEYADTLGLALQLTNILRDVREDAEDGRTYLPAEDLAKFGCSAGFSGSEPPAGSDFAGLVHFEVRRARALFAEGYRLLPMLDRRSGACVAAMAGIYRRLLDRIEREPEAVLRGRVSLPGREKAYVAVRGLSGLDARSVSRGTVRRRA comes from the coding sequence GTGAGCCGGACCGTGGAGTCAGATCCGCAGATGTCCGCACCGGTACTCGCCGCGTACAGCTACTGCGAGGCCGTGACCGGACAGCAGGCCCGGAATTTCGCGTACGGCATCAGGCTGCTGCCGACGCCCAAGCGGCGCGCCATGTCCGCGCTCTACGCGCTCTCGCGGCGCGTGGACGACATCGGCGACGGCGCGCTCGCGCCGGACGTCAAGGCGGACCGGCTCGACGACACCCGGGCGCTGCTCGCCCGGATCCGCGAGGGCAAGGTGGAGGAGGACGACACCGACCCGGTGGCGGTCGCCCTGGCGCACGCCGCGACCCACTTCCCCATCCCGCTGGGCGGCCTCGACGAGCTGATCGACGGCGTCCTGATGGACGTGCGCGGCGAGACGTACGAGACGTGGGACGACCTGAAGGTCTACTGCCGCTGCGTGGCCGGTGCCATCGGACGGCTCTCGCTGGGCGTGTTCGGTACCGAACGGGGGGCGCTCCATGCCGAGCGCGCGCCGGAGTATGCCGACACGCTCGGCCTCGCGCTCCAACTGACCAACATCCTCCGTGACGTTCGCGAGGACGCCGAGGACGGACGGACGTACCTGCCCGCCGAGGACCTCGCCAAGTTCGGCTGCTCCGCCGGGTTCTCGGGCTCCGAGCCGCCCGCCGGATCCGACTTCGCGGGGCTCGTGCACTTCGAGGTCCGGCGCGCGCGGGCCCTCTTCGCCGAGGGATACCGACTCCTGCCGATGCTGGACCGGCGCAGTGGTGCCTGTGTGGCGGCCATGGCGGGCATCTACCGGCGCCTGCTCGACCGCATCGAGCGCGAACCGGAGGCGGTCCTGCGCGGCCGCGTCTCGCTGCCGGGCCGCGAGAAGGCGTACGTCGCCGTGCGCGGCCTGTCCGGCCTCGACGCGCGGAGCGTCTCACGAGGGACCGTCAGGAGGCGCGCGTGA
- the hpnC gene encoding squalene synthase HpnC — protein MATDDLQLRDASAVLDKAADENFPVAPFFLPRAWRDDLMAVYGYARLVDDIGDGDLAPGGADARYLGVDPAAADDRIAFLDAFEADLHRVFDGTPHHPLLRALQPTVRRRGLTPEPFLGLIEANRQDQLVRRYETYDDLLAYCELSANPVGRLVLAITGTATPERIRRSDAVCTALQIVEHLQDVSEDLRRDRVYLPAEDMKRFHVQERDLAAPSAGASVRALVAFEAERARRLLNEGTPLVGSVHGRLKLLLAGFVAGGTAAVQSIAAVGYDVLPGPPKPTKPRLLRAAGAVLRGEG, from the coding sequence ATGGCTACGGATGATCTCCAGCTCCGCGATGCATCCGCCGTCCTCGACAAGGCCGCGGACGAGAACTTCCCCGTGGCACCCTTCTTCCTGCCCAGGGCCTGGCGCGACGACCTCATGGCCGTGTACGGCTACGCCCGCCTCGTCGACGACATCGGCGACGGCGACCTGGCCCCCGGCGGCGCGGACGCCCGCTACCTCGGCGTCGACCCGGCGGCCGCGGACGACAGGATCGCCTTCCTCGACGCCTTCGAGGCCGATCTGCACCGGGTCTTCGACGGCACCCCGCACCATCCGCTGCTGCGCGCGCTCCAGCCCACCGTGCGCCGCCGCGGCCTCACCCCCGAGCCGTTCCTCGGCCTGATCGAGGCCAACCGCCAGGACCAGCTCGTCAGGCGCTACGAGACGTACGACGACCTCCTCGCGTACTGCGAGCTCTCCGCCAATCCCGTCGGCCGGCTGGTCCTCGCCATCACCGGCACGGCCACCCCCGAACGCATCCGTCGCTCCGACGCCGTCTGCACCGCACTGCAGATCGTCGAGCACCTCCAGGACGTCAGTGAGGACCTCAGGCGTGACCGTGTTTACCTGCCGGCCGAGGACATGAAGCGCTTCCACGTCCAGGAGCGCGACCTGGCCGCTCCGAGCGCAGGCGCGTCGGTGCGCGCCCTGGTCGCATTCGAAGCGGAACGCGCCCGCCGCCTGCTGAATGAAGGCACCCCCCTGGTGGGTAGCGTCCACGGCAGGCTCAAGCTGCTGCTTGCGGGGTTCGTGGCAGGGGGGACGGCGGCGGTCCAGTCGATCGCCGCCGTCGGATACGACGTGCTTCCAGGACCACCCAAGCCCACCAAGCCCCGATTGCTGCGCGCGGCCGGGGCGGTTCTGCGAGGAGAGGGGTGA
- a CDS encoding DUF5941 domain-containing protein: MSTAILTGQPVPGSPLEGDLRSLGFDVRVASDAADAQTLLAAVPADQRVAVVDARFVGHVHALRLGLTDPRFATAAVPGAVTAKPEARKELTSALRTTAGTTGGVVTLDALPDLVASALESADTDVHRPELGTLVATVPSDPQTRNEARQAVAAVDDEAVRLRTAVKSRDGFFTTYCISPYSRYIARWCARRGLTPNQVTTASLLTALIAAGCAATGTRGGFVAAGLLLLFSFVLDCTDGQLARYSLQYSTLGAWLDATFDRAKEYAYYAGLALGAARGGDDVWALALGAMVLQTCRHVVDFSFNEANHDATANTSPTAALSDKLDSVGWTVWVRRMIVLPIGERWAMIAVLTAVTTPRVTLVVLIIGCALAACYTTAGRVLRSLTRKATRTDRAALALGELADNGPLASAFAALKRGRLPLPAPVTAFVGGAALVAVAAFTSYGSPWVVVAAVVYVITSGLALSRSLKAPLDWLVPPFFRAAEYGTVLVLAAKADVNGALPAAFGLVAAVAYHHYDTVYRIKGGTGAPPRWLVRAIGGQEGRTLVVALAAALLPTTDFTVALTALAVAVALVVLVESIRFWVSSGAPAVHDEGEPA, encoded by the coding sequence CTGTCGACCGCCATCCTCACCGGACAGCCGGTCCCCGGGTCGCCGCTCGAAGGTGATCTGCGGTCCCTCGGCTTCGACGTGCGGGTCGCCTCGGACGCGGCGGACGCGCAGACGCTGCTCGCGGCGGTCCCCGCCGACCAGCGGGTCGCGGTCGTCGACGCGCGCTTCGTCGGCCACGTCCACGCCCTGCGCCTCGGTCTCACCGACCCCCGCTTCGCCACCGCGGCGGTGCCCGGCGCCGTCACGGCCAAGCCCGAGGCCCGCAAGGAACTGACGAGCGCCCTGCGCACCACGGCGGGCACCACCGGCGGCGTCGTGACGCTCGACGCGCTCCCCGACCTCGTCGCCTCGGCGCTGGAGTCGGCCGACACCGACGTGCACCGCCCCGAGCTCGGCACCCTCGTCGCCACCGTGCCCAGCGACCCGCAGACCCGCAACGAGGCGCGGCAGGCCGTCGCCGCCGTCGACGACGAGGCCGTCCGCCTGCGGACCGCGGTCAAGTCGCGGGACGGCTTCTTCACGACGTACTGCATCTCCCCGTACTCCCGCTACATCGCGCGCTGGTGCGCCCGCCGGGGCCTGACCCCGAACCAGGTCACCACGGCCTCGCTGCTCACCGCCCTGATCGCGGCGGGCTGCGCGGCGACCGGCACCCGCGGCGGCTTCGTCGCGGCGGGACTGCTGCTCCTCTTCTCCTTCGTCCTTGACTGCACGGACGGACAGCTCGCCCGCTACTCCCTGCAGTACTCGACGCTCGGCGCCTGGCTGGACGCGACGTTCGACCGCGCCAAGGAGTACGCCTACTACGCGGGTCTCGCGCTCGGCGCGGCCCGCGGCGGCGACGACGTGTGGGCGCTCGCGCTCGGGGCGATGGTCCTGCAGACCTGTCGGCACGTCGTGGACTTCTCCTTCAACGAGGCGAACCACGACGCCACCGCCAACACCAGCCCCACCGCCGCCCTCTCGGACAAGCTCGACAGCGTCGGGTGGACGGTCTGGGTGCGCCGGATGATAGTGCTGCCGATCGGCGAACGCTGGGCGATGATCGCGGTGCTCACCGCGGTCACCACCCCGCGCGTCACGCTCGTCGTCCTGATCATCGGCTGCGCGCTCGCCGCCTGCTACACCACGGCGGGACGCGTCCTGCGCTCCCTGACCCGCAAGGCGACCCGCACCGACCGTGCCGCGCTGGCCCTCGGCGAGCTCGCCGACAACGGCCCGCTGGCGTCGGCGTTCGCCGCGCTCAAGCGGGGCCGCCTGCCGCTGCCCGCGCCCGTCACCGCCTTCGTCGGCGGCGCCGCCCTCGTCGCGGTGGCCGCCTTCACCTCCTACGGCAGCCCGTGGGTGGTCGTCGCCGCCGTCGTGTACGTCATCACCTCCGGCCTCGCGCTCTCGCGCTCCCTCAAGGCCCCCCTGGACTGGCTGGTTCCGCCGTTCTTCCGCGCGGCCGAGTACGGCACGGTCCTGGTACTGGCGGCCAAAGCCGATGTGAACGGAGCGCTGCCCGCGGCTTTCGGGCTGGTGGCCGCGGTCGCCTACCATCACTACGACACGGTGTACCGCATCAAGGGCGGCACCGGCGCGCCCCCGCGCTGGCTGGTGCGGGCCATCGGCGGCCAAGAAGGCAGGACCCTCGTGGTCGCGCTCGCCGCCGCCCTGCTGCCCACCACAGATTTCACCGTCGCGCTCACGGCACTCGCCGTGGCCGTGGCACTCGTGGTGCTCGTCGAGAGCATCCGCTTCTGGGTCTCTTCCGGAGCACCCGCCGTACACGATGAAGGAGAACCCGCATGA